The proteins below are encoded in one region of Zerene cesonia ecotype Mississippi chromosome 26, Zerene_cesonia_1.1, whole genome shotgun sequence:
- the LOC119837167 gene encoding KH domain-containing, RNA-binding, signal transduction-associated protein 2-like, whose amino-acid sequence MEATALPLEADDEGRPQQASSTGSGSSSGAGYYGHKNGEWRGERRMLDITRDKPVKVCVRVVVPVRDHPKFNFVGKLLGPKGNSLKRLQEDTMCKMAVLGRGSMKDRQKEEELRMSGDPKFSHLSEELHVEISAFATPAEAHARIAYALAELRRFLVPDYNDDIRQEQMLEMQILSSQNEQRRPTPTDSSRSNSEETLPLRDSNKQKVLAVSPVTPSLASAPVLPVSHAPSARDFSPPAPTPAPEHLPHHQITSPSNHGVLVGGGLIQQPPTHHLLTQSSILGGGDILGLSSPVLGGVLHAHPALRGVKPAAVHLASQGVGSGGSTRKRPLLGGARGAISPTKRAVLSLLARARAATHKHAHEHPALLPVLRDDFISGVGVNINLA is encoded by the exons GTGAATGGCGCGGCGAAAGAAGGATGTTAGACATCACGCGCGACAAGCCGGTGAAGGTGTGCGTGCGCGTGGTGGTGCCCGTCCGAGACCATCCTAAA TTTAATTTCGTGGGAAAACTACTGGGTCCAAAGGGCAATTCACTCAAACGTCTACAAGAAGATACGATGTGCAAAATGGCCGTATTGGGCCGAGGTTCCATGAAGGATAGACAGAAG gAAGAAGAGCTCCGTATGTCAGGCGACCCGAAGTTCTCTCATCTATCAGAGGAGCTGCACGTGGAGATCAGCGCGTTCGCGACGCCCGCCGAGGCGCACGCGCGCATCGCCTACGCGCTCGCCGAGCTCAGGAGGTTCCTGGTGCCG GATTACAACGACGACATCCGACAAGAGCAGATGCTGGAGATGCAGATATTGTCATCACAGAACGAGCAAAGACGGCCCACTCCCACAGATTCGTCCAGAAGTAATAGTGAAGAGACATTGCCTTTACGAGACTCTAATAAACAgaag GTGCTAGCAGTATCTCCAGTGACCCCGTCCCTGGCGAGCGCACCCGTGCTGCCGGTGAGCCACGCTCCGAGCGCGCGCGACTTCTCCCCGCCCGCGCCCACCCCCGCCCCCGAACACCTACCGCACCATCAG aTAACAAGCCCCTCTAACCACGGAGTATTAGTCGGAGGAGGGCTTATACAACAACCGCCCACACATCATCTTCTTACACAAAGTTCAATACTTG GTGGCGGCGACATCCTGGGGCTGAGCAGCCCCGTGCTGGGCGGCGTGCTGCACGCGCACCCCGCGCTGCGCGGCGTCAAGCCAGCCGCCGTGCACCTCGCCTCGCAAG GTGTTGGGTCGGGTGGGAGCACCCGCAAGCGGCCGCTGCTGGGCGGCGCGCGGGGCGCCATCTCGCCGACTAAGCGCGCCGTGCTGTCGCTGctcgcgcgcgcgcgcgccgccacGCACAAGCACGCGCACGA ACACCCAGCTCTACTTCCCGTCTTACGGGATGATTTTATAAGCGGCGTCGGCGTCAACATCAACCTAGCATAA